One genomic region from Bombyx mori chromosome 6, ASM3026992v2 encodes:
- the SCRB11 gene encoding scavenger receptor class B member 1-like (The RefSeq protein has 6 substitutions compared to this genomic sequence) yields the protein MVVKTRRNSIKAKMKSRRNILASAAFGVAFLIIPVVVIFIDPIFLVAQYQLKLTKNSLLSYFLKKELKGALLEVYLFNVTNAERFLDGADKKMKMKEIGPFVYQEYRSNEDIDFDNEAPVIRFTPKLRTVFMPDKSVGDPKDITLNVPNISLLTVSTLMEPYPFVVRQLYNILVNQVDTEGIVARDVHSCLWGFRDPIVSIAKTLAPGLIYYDSIGILERLYDPYVKYRIEMGREGVDKFKVLNVQRTRKEKMFDSNDPVNKYFEFNDTYEGAAFPPLMTPQTPVNLYRLGICKSFQMKYQSQEELKLGAKLFVYGYSNSTFENTKICDSKGWCPFGLMDLSSCFYHLPMALSKSHFLDADPLLLEKVEGLKPNRAVHDSSLLVDPKAGLTIGTTLELQLNIMTTDLTFNHQSRLFSDTIVPIARAKITLPEPPEETRSSLKLMYETGPQILLILEIISCSLGILLLLNSGRLAWRERRRELGPKTFTPLQGKISAQPLLSS from the exons ATGGTTGTGAAAACGCGAAGGAACAGCATCAAAGCGAAAATGAAAAGCAGAA GAAATATACTGGCGAGTGCCGCCTTCGGCGTAGCATTCCTAATTATACCTGTAGTAGTTATTTTCATTGACCCTATATTTTTGGTTGCACAATAT CAATTAAAATTGACGAAGAATAGCTTGCTCTCCTATTTTTTGAAAAAGGAGTTAAAAGGAGCTCTCCTGGAGGTCTACCTCTTCAACGTGACCAACGCCGAGAGGTTCCTCGATGGAGCAGACAAGAAGATGAAAATGAAAGAAATCGGCCCATTTGTTTACCA AGAATACAGAAGTAATGAAGACATAGATTTTGATAATGAAGCACCAGTAATCAGGTTTACACCGAAGTTGAGAACTGTTTTCATGCCTGATAAGTCAGTAGGTGATCCGAAGGATATTACACTGAACGTGCCTAACATCTCCTTACTG ACTGTGTCGACTTTAATGGAACCATACCCCTTCGTGGTCCGACAGCTCTATAACATCCTGGTGAATCAGGTTGATACCGAGGGGATCGTGGCGAGGGATGTCCACAGTTGCCTCTGGGGTTTCCGCGACCCTATTGTGTCTATAGCCAAAACTCTTGCTCCAGGCTCGATATACTATGACAGTATAGGAATCTTAGAAAAG TTGTACGATCCATATGTTAAATACAGAATTGAAATGGGTAGAGAAGGAGCAGATAAATTCAAAGTTTTAAATGTTCAGAGAACACGCAAAGAGAAGATGTTTGATTCAAACGATTCTGTTAATAA gtattttgaatttaatgacACATATGAAGGTGCAGCTTTTCCCCCACTGATGACTCCACAAACCCCAGTTAACTTGTACCGCCTGGGAATCTGCAAAAGCTTCCAAATGAAGTACCAAACCCAAGAGGACCTAAAGCTGGGAGCCAAATTATTTGTGTACGGGTACAGTAACAGTACATTTGAGAACACCAAGATATGCGACAGTAAGGGATGGTGCCCCTTTGGCCTTATGGATTTGTCGTCTTGTTTTTACC ATCTTCCAATGGCGTTATCGAAATCACATTTTCTCGACGCTGATCCTTTACTGCTTGAAAAAGTTGAAGGCCTGAAACCAAACAGAGCCGTTCATGACAGTAGCTTGTTGGTAGATCCA AAGGCAGGTCTAACAATAGGGACGACTCTTGAGCTGCAGCTCAACATCATGACGACGGACTTGACGTTCAACCACCAGTCCCGGCTGTTCTCCGACACAATAGTGCCTATAGCGCGAGCCAAAATC ACCTTACCGGAACCACCAGAAGAAACGAGGTCCTCTCTAAAGTTAATGTACGAAACGGGCCCGCAAATATTGCTTATTCTAGAAATAATCTCGTGCTCTCTAGGCATTTTACTTTTGTTGAATTCTGGAAGGCTGGCCTGGCGGGAGCGTCGTAGAGAACTAGGCCCAAAGACGTTCACACCGCTTCAAGGAAAAATTAGCGCACAACCACTACTAAGTTCCTGA
- the SCRB11 gene encoding scavenger receptor class B member 1-like isoform X1 gives MVVKTRRNSIKAKMKSRRNILASAAFGVAFLIIPVVVIFIDPIFLVAQYQLKLTKNSLLSYFLKKELKGALLEVYLFNVTNAERFLDGADKKMKMKEIGPFVYQEYRSNEDIDFDNEAPVIRFTPKLRTVFMPDKSVGDPKDITLNVPNISLLTVSTLMEPYPFVVRQLYNILVNQVDTEGIVARDVHSCLWGFRDPIVSIAKTLAPGSIYYDSIGILEKLYDPYVKYRIEMGREGADKFKVLNVQRTRKEKMFDSNDSVNKYFEFNDTYEGAAFPPLMTPQTPVNLYRLGICKSFQMKYQTQEDLKLGAKLFVYGYSNSTFENTKICDSKGWCPFGLMDLSSCFYHLPMALSKSHFLDADPLLLEKVEGLKPNRAVHDSSLLVDPKAGLTIGTTLELQLNIMTTDLTFNHQSRLFSDTIVPIARAKITLPEPPEETRSSLKLMYETGPQILLILEIISCSLGILLLLNSGRLAWRERRRELGPKTFTPLQGKISAQPLLSS, from the exons ATGGTTGTGAAAACGCGAAGGAACAGCATCAAAGCGAAAATGAAAAGCAGAA GAAATATACTGGCGAGTGCCGCCTTCGGCGTAGCATTCCTAATTATACCTGTAGTAGTTATTTTCATTGACCCTATATTTTTGGTTGCACAATAT CAATTAAAATTGACGAAGAATAGCTTGCTCTCCTATTTTTTGAAAAAGGAGTTAAAAGGAGCTCTCCTGGAGGTCTACCTCTTCAACGTGACCAACGCCGAGAGGTTCCTCGATGGAGCAGACAAGAAGATGAAAATGAAAGAAATCGGCCCATTTGTTTACCA AGAATACAGAAGTAATGAAGACATAGATTTTGATAATGAAGCACCAGTAATCAGGTTTACACCGAAGTTGAGAACTGTTTTCATGCCTGATAAGTCAGTAGGTGATCCGAAGGATATTACACTGAACGTGCCTAACATCTCCTTACTG ACTGTGTCGACTTTAATGGAACCATACCCCTTCGTGGTCCGACAGCTCTATAACATCCTGGTGAATCAGGTTGATACCGAGGGGATCGTGGCGAGGGATGTCCACAGTTGCCTCTGGGGTTTCCGCGACCCTATTGTGTCTATAGCCAAAACTCTTGCTCCAGGCTCGATATACTATGACAGTATAGGAATCTTAGAAAAG TTGTACGATCCATATGTTAAATACAGAATTGAAATGGGTAGAGAAGGAGCAGATAAATTCAAAGTTTTAAATGTTCAGAGAACACGCAAAGAGAAGATGTTTGATTCAAACGATTCTGTTAATAA gtattttgaatttaatgacACATATGAAGGTGCAGCTTTTCCCCCACTGATGACTCCACAAACCCCAGTTAACTTGTACCGCCTGGGAATCTGCAAAAGCTTCCAAATGAAGTACCAAACCCAAGAGGACCTAAAGCTGGGAGCCAAATTATTTGTGTACGGGTACAGTAACAGTACATTTGAGAACACCAAGATATGCGACAGTAAGGGATGGTGCCCCTTTGGCCTTATGGATTTGTCGTCTTGTTTTTACC ATCTTCCAATGGCGTTATCGAAATCACATTTTCTCGACGCTGATCCTTTACTGCTTGAAAAAGTTGAAGGCCTGAAACCAAACAGAGCCGTTCATGACAGTAGCTTGTTGGTAGATCCA AAGGCAGGTCTAACAATAGGGACGACTCTTGAGCTGCAGCTCAACATCATGACGACGGACTTGACGTTCAACCACCAGTCCCGGCTGTTCTCCGACACAATAGTGCCTATAGCGCGAGCCAAAATC ACCTTACCGGAACCACCAGAAGAAACGAGGTCCTCTCTAAAGTTAATGTACGAAACGGGCCCGCAAATATTGCTTATTCTAGAAATAATCTCGTGCTCTCTAGGCATTTTACTTTTGTTGAATTCTGGAAGGCTGGCCTGGCGGGAGCGTCGTAGAGAACTAGGCCCAAAGACGTTCACACCGCTTCAAGGAAAAATTAGCGCACAACCACTACTAAGTTCCTGA